From Rhodococcus sp. B7740, one genomic window encodes:
- a CDS encoding CbtA family protein, with product MPLTDTHGPTLQGTFVQLLVRGLLAGLLAGLLAGAVAYVVGEPHIDSAIAIEEAAGDDHHTDSAPAAHSHGDQDPLVSRDGQRVGLFLATGLAGLALGAIFASALHYGRRFSSLPGSVLALVGAGAGWVAIEAVPFFKYPANPPAVGDPETITQRTWLWLATVILGVLAVAIGIYIAKVVASQHSVAIRVGAPLLAFLVIVGIGYALLPGVNEVGSDFPATLLWEFRLSSLATQATLWLTLGLAFAFLTDRAVRPIRREAVAA from the coding sequence ATGCCACTGACCGACACACACGGCCCGACGCTGCAGGGCACCTTCGTCCAACTCCTGGTGCGAGGTCTGCTCGCCGGACTCCTCGCAGGCCTGCTCGCCGGAGCCGTCGCCTACGTCGTCGGTGAACCGCACATCGACTCGGCCATCGCCATCGAAGAAGCAGCCGGTGACGACCATCACACCGACAGCGCCCCTGCCGCACATTCGCACGGGGACCAGGACCCGCTCGTCAGTCGCGACGGACAACGCGTCGGACTGTTCCTCGCCACCGGACTCGCAGGCCTTGCCCTGGGCGCGATCTTCGCCTCGGCACTGCACTACGGGCGACGCTTCAGCTCCCTGCCGGGATCGGTACTGGCCCTCGTCGGGGCCGGTGCCGGATGGGTGGCCATCGAAGCGGTGCCGTTCTTCAAGTACCCGGCCAACCCGCCCGCGGTCGGCGATCCGGAGACCATCACCCAGCGCACCTGGCTGTGGCTGGCGACCGTGATTCTCGGTGTGCTGGCCGTCGCGATCGGGATCTACATCGCCAAGGTGGTCGCATCGCAGCATTCGGTGGCGATACGCGTCGGCGCGCCGCTGCTCGCGTTCCTGGTCATCGTCGGCATCGGGTACGCACTGTTGCCCGGTGTGAACGAGGTCGGCTCGGACTTCCCCGCCACCCTGCTCTGGGAATTCCGACTGTCGTCCCTGGCCACCCAGGCGACCCTGTGGCTGACTCTGGGACTGGCATTCGCGTTCCTCACCGACCGCGCAGTACGCCCGATCCGCCGCGAGGCCGTCGCGGCGTAG
- a CDS encoding metallopeptidase family protein, translating to MTRVDFEEAVSDALDTLPRELTDFMNNVVVLVEEEHPTEDILGLYEGIALTERYEYSGHLPDVITIYRKPILEMVDDENEARREIAITVAHEIGHHFGIDDERLHQLGFG from the coding sequence ATGACGCGCGTCGACTTCGAGGAAGCCGTGTCCGACGCACTCGACACCCTGCCGCGCGAACTCACCGACTTCATGAACAACGTGGTGGTTCTCGTCGAGGAGGAACACCCCACCGAGGACATCCTCGGACTGTACGAGGGCATCGCACTGACCGAACGCTACGAGTACAGCGGCCACCTACCGGACGTCATCACCATCTACCGCAAACCGATCCTCGAGATGGTCGACGACGAAAACGAGGCCCGACGAGAAATTGCGATCACCGTCGCCCACGAAATCGGACATCACTTCGGCATCGACGACGAGCGACTGCATCAACTCGGATTCGGCTGA
- a CDS encoding septum formation family protein, with translation MSGYETDSPPSEKSRRTLSATTARRGLAMVAVGAVLAAGATVFLSDGFSTPEKITTHATAGGPATDGPVSASSFGAADPGACLQWTPTDDPETDRQDLAEVPCADPHRFEVARDIDMSVYPGVEFGPGSPYPGSIRFSELRDEHCEAAVDDYVGAKFDPNGRFGVGLMFPSQAGWAKGERTLRCGVQMPSNTGALMEMTGSILDQDQSKVWPTGTCVGINQNVPADPVDCSAPHAYEVASVINLTQQFPGGHPSEADQDAYLEATCTDAVNGYLGSDTALRDKTLTLFWDTIDVASWLAGSRQVTCSVGKELDSGGFATIVGTAKGDILINGAAPVPPPSAPDGRALPTPLPGAAPITTGG, from the coding sequence ATGTCCGGATACGAAACAGACTCTCCGCCGAGCGAGAAGTCTCGGCGAACACTGTCTGCAACCACAGCTCGACGCGGGCTGGCCATGGTTGCGGTCGGTGCGGTGCTGGCCGCGGGCGCGACGGTTTTTCTCTCCGACGGGTTCTCGACGCCCGAGAAGATCACCACCCATGCGACGGCCGGTGGGCCTGCGACCGATGGCCCCGTTTCGGCGTCGTCCTTCGGTGCCGCCGATCCGGGCGCATGCTTGCAGTGGACGCCCACCGACGATCCGGAGACGGACCGACAGGATCTCGCCGAAGTTCCCTGCGCCGATCCCCATCGCTTCGAGGTGGCTCGCGACATCGACATGAGCGTCTACCCCGGCGTCGAGTTCGGTCCGGGGTCGCCGTATCCCGGTTCCATCCGGTTCAGCGAACTGCGCGACGAACACTGCGAGGCCGCCGTCGACGACTACGTCGGAGCCAAGTTCGATCCCAACGGACGCTTCGGCGTCGGGCTGATGTTCCCCAGCCAGGCCGGGTGGGCCAAGGGTGAGCGGACATTGCGCTGCGGAGTGCAGATGCCGTCGAACACCGGTGCGCTGATGGAGATGACCGGCTCGATTCTCGACCAGGACCAGTCGAAGGTCTGGCCGACCGGCACCTGCGTCGGCATCAACCAGAACGTGCCTGCCGATCCGGTGGACTGCTCGGCACCGCACGCGTACGAGGTGGCGTCGGTGATCAACCTGACGCAGCAGTTCCCCGGCGGACACCCGTCCGAGGCCGACCAGGACGCATACCTGGAAGCCACGTGCACCGACGCCGTCAATGGCTACCTCGGCTCGGACACCGCACTGCGAGACAAGACGCTCACCCTGTTCTGGGACACCATCGACGTCGCAAGTTGGCTCGCCGGTAGCAGGCAGGTGACGTGCTCGGTGGGCAAGGAACTCGATTCCGGCGGCTTCGCGACCATCGTCGGTACCGCCAAGGGCGACATCCTCATCAACGGTGCAGCTCCCGTCCCGCCGCCCTCCGCTCCCGACGGCCGCGCATTGCCGACACCACTGCCCGGTGCCGCCCCGATCACCACCGGAGGGTGA
- a CDS encoding ankyrin repeat domain-containing protein yields MSDPTGDDDLSELAGRLFTMARTGDAAALASYVDAGVPVNLHNESGDTLVMLAAYHGHTDAVRALVERGADVNKPNDKGQTPLAGAVFKGEDDVVRVLVDGGADPHGGHPSAIDAATMFGREDYLGLLGK; encoded by the coding sequence ATGAGCGACCCAACAGGTGACGACGACCTCAGCGAGCTCGCCGGCCGACTGTTCACGATGGCCCGCACCGGTGACGCGGCCGCTCTGGCGAGTTACGTCGACGCAGGCGTTCCGGTGAATCTGCACAACGAATCAGGTGACACGCTGGTCATGCTCGCCGCGTACCACGGACACACCGATGCGGTGCGTGCGCTGGTCGAGCGCGGTGCCGATGTGAACAAGCCCAACGACAAAGGGCAGACCCCACTCGCGGGCGCGGTCTTCAAAGGTGAGGACGACGTGGTGCGCGTGCTCGTCGACGGCGGAGCCGATCCACACGGCGGTCACCCGTCGGCAATCGATGCCGCCACGATGTTCGGACGCGAGGACTACCTGGGGTTGCTCGGCAAGTAA
- the serS gene encoding serine--tRNA ligase, translated as MIDLKFLRENPDAVRASQRTRGEDPALVDALLDADASRRAAVLAGDQLRAEQKALGKQVGKASAEDRPALLAGASELAARVKAAQVAETEADAALDTAHRAISNIVQDGTPAGGEDDFVLLETVGQIPEFDFEPKDHLDLGESLNLIDMERGAKVSGSRFYFMTGYGALLQQGLLQLAAQKAVKNGFTMMIPPVLVRPEIMSGTGFLGAHADEIYRLEADDLYLVGTSEVALAGYHSGEIIDLADGPKRYAGWSSCFRREAGSYGKDTRGIIRVHQFDKIEMFSYIKPEDAAAEHQKLLEYEKEMLAAVEVPYRVIDTAGGDLGSSAARKFDCEAWIPTQQAYRELTSTSNCTTFQARRLGVRYRDENGKPQTAATLNGTLATTRWIVAILENHQQADGTVRVPEALVPFVGTDVLR; from the coding sequence GTGATCGACCTGAAATTCCTCCGCGAGAATCCCGATGCAGTGCGCGCCTCGCAGCGCACCCGAGGCGAGGACCCCGCTCTCGTCGACGCACTTCTCGATGCCGACGCCTCCCGCCGCGCTGCGGTGCTGGCGGGCGATCAGCTGCGCGCCGAGCAGAAAGCGTTGGGAAAGCAGGTAGGCAAGGCCTCCGCCGAGGACCGTCCCGCGCTGCTCGCCGGAGCGTCGGAGCTCGCTGCCAGAGTGAAGGCGGCCCAGGTCGCCGAAACCGAGGCCGACGCAGCCCTCGACACGGCCCATCGCGCGATCTCGAACATCGTCCAGGACGGCACGCCCGCAGGCGGCGAGGACGACTTCGTGCTGCTCGAGACCGTCGGGCAGATCCCGGAGTTCGATTTCGAGCCCAAGGATCACCTCGACCTCGGCGAGTCACTGAACCTCATCGACATGGAACGTGGAGCCAAGGTCTCCGGCTCGCGCTTCTATTTCATGACCGGCTACGGCGCGCTGCTGCAGCAGGGATTGCTGCAGCTCGCCGCGCAGAAAGCCGTCAAGAACGGGTTCACCATGATGATCCCGCCGGTGCTGGTGCGGCCGGAGATCATGTCGGGAACCGGATTCCTCGGCGCACACGCAGACGAGATCTACCGCCTCGAAGCCGACGACCTCTACCTCGTCGGCACCTCCGAAGTAGCCCTCGCGGGCTACCACTCGGGTGAAATCATCGACCTCGCCGACGGCCCGAAGCGGTACGCCGGATGGTCGTCGTGCTTCCGCCGCGAAGCGGGCAGCTACGGCAAGGACACCCGCGGCATCATCCGAGTGCACCAGTTCGACAAGATCGAGATGTTCTCCTACATCAAGCCCGAGGACGCAGCCGCCGAACACCAGAAGTTGCTGGAATACGAGAAGGAAATGCTCGCCGCCGTCGAGGTGCCCTACCGCGTCATCGACACCGCAGGCGGAGACCTCGGCTCTTCGGCAGCTCGTAAGTTCGACTGCGAGGCCTGGATTCCCACCCAGCAGGCCTACCGCGAACTGACCTCGACCTCGAACTGCACGACGTTCCAGGCCCGACGCCTCGGCGTGCGCTACCGCGACGAGAACGGCAAGCCCCAGACCGCGGCGACGCTCAACGGCACCCTCGCCACCACCCGCTGGATCGTCGCGATCCTCGAAAACCACCAGCAGGCCGACGGCACCGTCCGCGTCCCCGAGGCCCTGGTGCCCTTCGTCGGAACGGATGTTCTGCGCTAG
- a CDS encoding lysophospholipid acyltransferase family protein, translating to MEPVYRSVIGIARAVFAFEGLKFDVEGEEHIPATGGAVIAVNHTGYMDFTYAGLPPRRVKRYIRFMAKKEVFDNKISGPIMRALRHIPVDRGAGAESYKSAVQSLRNGELVGVYPEATISRSFEIKEFKSGAARMAIEAGVPIIPTVIWGAQRVWTKGYPKRLGRTNTPISIAVGEPLPPVGPPNELTEKLRTVMQKMLLELQENYHHEPGAYWVPARLGGSAPTLEEADKLDAQDLAARAAKRAE from the coding sequence GTGGAACCCGTCTATCGATCAGTCATCGGCATCGCTCGTGCAGTGTTCGCGTTCGAGGGCCTGAAATTCGACGTCGAGGGCGAGGAACACATCCCTGCCACCGGCGGAGCCGTCATCGCCGTCAACCACACCGGATACATGGACTTCACCTACGCCGGGCTACCGCCACGACGGGTGAAGCGCTACATCCGATTCATGGCGAAGAAGGAAGTCTTCGACAACAAGATCTCCGGCCCGATCATGCGTGCACTGCGGCACATCCCCGTCGATCGAGGGGCCGGTGCGGAGTCGTACAAGTCGGCGGTCCAGAGCCTGCGCAACGGTGAACTCGTGGGCGTGTACCCGGAGGCAACCATCAGCCGCAGCTTCGAGATCAAGGAATTCAAGTCCGGCGCAGCGCGCATGGCCATCGAGGCAGGCGTGCCGATCATCCCGACGGTCATCTGGGGCGCGCAGCGCGTGTGGACCAAGGGATACCCGAAACGGTTGGGCCGCACCAACACTCCCATCTCGATCGCCGTCGGTGAACCGCTGCCGCCGGTCGGTCCGCCGAACGAACTGACCGAGAAGCTGCGCACGGTGATGCAGAAGATGCTGCTCGAACTTCAGGAGAACTATCACCACGAGCCAGGGGCCTACTGGGTGCCTGCGCGATTGGGCGGCAGCGCACCGACCCTCGAAGAGGCAGACAAGCTCGATGCCCAGGACCTCGCCGCGCGTGCGGCCAAGCGGGCCGAATAG